aggagaaaacaccAGCCAATAAGGCAATTGATAGGCATCTAATTTGGCAGTTTTCCAAACCTTGTCCAAATGCCCAGAAGTTTCACCCCATaactctaattctttttttttttatattccagCGTTTTTTAActcccattatttttatttatttatttttttatatacagaaaatcagtttagtatatataaagatttcaacagtttgccctcacatagcaacacaaagtgaaaaaatactgttggagtactagttatagcattaaataacagtgtacagcacattaatgacagagatcctgcatgatatttttttaaaaagattgattagttttctatgtaatttccaatttaacaccaatgttttttttttttcattttcaattgtctttatatacagaagatcgattcagtatatactaagtaaagatttcatctgtttgcacccacacataaacacaaagtataaaaatactgtttcagtactagctgtattattacttcacattggacaacccattaaggacagatcccacatgggacgtaagtacacagtgactcctgttgctgacttaacaatttgacactcttgtttatgacgtcagtaatctccctaggctctagtcatgagttgccgaggctatggaagctaACTCTTAAATCCAGCTTCCACTTCGCTGTGAACTCAGGCCTGGCTATTGGCTGGGCAAATCTCTCATGAAGACATATATgacaggctggggctggcgctgtggcaaactGGGGTAAGCTACAACCTGCGACCCTGGCATCCCGTCTCAGAGTGTCagttgagtgctggctgctccactttcaatccagctccctgctaatgtgccagggaaagcagcagaggatggctcaagggtttgaccccctgccaccacatgggagcctcagacggggttcctggcttctagtttcagcctggctcagccccaactattgtggtcacttggggaatgaaccaacagaaggaaaaatctctttctctcctctatctctgtgtgtgtcactatgcattttaaataaataaaatctatttttaaaaatatgatgggCTTAAGTTTAGGCAGCTCACGTGGACCTCATCTGGCTTTTCCATCCCACATACAAGCCAGCTACACCAGACACAGCCAAGGCCTCAGTCCTGCTTCTTCCATCTCCAGGGGTCCAGAGCCTGAATTCCAGTCAGGTTCCCCAGGGATTGTTGACCAGGGGACACTGCAGTGGGGAGCAAGGGCTTTGTCCACACCCTGACTCCAGATAGGAGGAGCTTTGTCTTGAACCCCAAAGGCAGATACTGAGGATGGAGGAAGGCCAGGGGCAAGGCGTGGCCAAAGGCGTTCATCTGGAAAAGATGGGAGGAGTCACACCCTCAACAGGGAGGAGTCAGGAACCGGGGAACTCAGCCAGCCTAGAAAGGTCAAATTCCTCCAGGGTGAACTCTGAGATAGAAGGTTGGCAAGAGAGGCTGGAGGAGCGAGAGAGCCAGAAGAGGGAAGACCAAGCCATTCCCAGTCCTCTGGCAAAGGCCAGCAGCGGCAGTGCTGGGCAGGAGCCTCCCTCAGTGCCtccacctgcccaccctgcctgctCCCTTCACCCTTTGGTGCCTTCTGGGACAgctggagggaaagagagatggagcTGGGCAGGACTCAGATAAAGCTTGACCCCAGGTAAGTGATGGcggcaggccctgggctgggagccagTTGCTAAGCAACGATAGCCCCTATTGCTCTGGCCTCCCaacgtccctccctccctgtctccgtCCCAGAGCCCTTTGGCTCTCAGCACCCAGAATGAGACAGGACTGACAAAGGTCTGGCTGGCCTCCAGGTCCGCAGAGACACTGTGGGGTCAGGCTAGTGTGTGGCAGGCCATTCAGGGCCTGGGCTTTGCCCTCAACctgggcagagagagatctcaggGGTAGGAGCTGTGGGAGGCATTCCTGGAGATAATGCAGAGGCCCTGGCTGGCAGGGGACCCAACCCTGCTGCTAAGGGAGTGCTTTTCCTCTGGAACCCTGTTCTTGCACCCTGGTccatgcttgggctgctgccctgATGAGCGGGAAGAATTGGCTGGGGGCTCTTTGGGCATTGCAGCCAGACATGTCCTTGGCTATTGGAGAGCCTTACGCACTAGTGGGGccaagggcaggggtgggggtggggaatgggTAACATCCTTGTACCCAGGAGTGTTGAGGGAATATTAGGGAACCAGGGTCCAATCTACTACCGTCCCTTCACTCTGATGTCTCTCCAGGTACACAGCTGACCTTCTGGAGGTACTGAAAACCAATTACAATATCCCTTCTGACTGCTTTTCTTACCCGCCCACTGCAGCCCAGCTCCTGAGAGGTGAGTCAGGGTGCCTCCCCAGAGGGACCTGAAAGGAGATGCCCAGCCCAGAGGGAAGTCAGGACAGCTGGGGGAGCGGAGGAGAGGTGAGCCTGAGCTCACCAACGGGACAGCCTGGGAGGCTGGCCGGCCACTGTGCTCAAAGTCTCGGAGAAGAGCGACTCTTTAGGGAGTCAGTGGGCctaaggcgggggtggggggtggggggatgacaAGCTATCCCAGGAGATAAGTCTGCAGGTTGGACCACCATGAGTCACAGCCTCAAAGTTTATTCAAACTGGGGACACAGGGACCTGGAACATTTTTCAGATTCCAGAGACTCAAGATGGTGCCCAAATGGTCCAAGCCCCACAGAATCCCCAAGAGACCTGCATCACATCCTCCTGGGGAATCAGCCCATGGCATTCTAGGGGCTGCTTATTGGGAGTGATGTGCTTTAAACTTGGGTGAACCTGTGAAAGTGTCACAGGGTTGGACTAGATCCTGTTAGAGAACCGGATCTCAAAGTCAAAGGTATAGGATGGGACCCAGCATTTTCCCTGGACACCGAAATCATTGAGACTCAAATGGCCCTAGCATCTTTCTAGCCAGTATGGCTCACATCcgccttttgtttgttttcctgctgCATGATTAACCTCCTCTGAGTGCTGAACAGGAGGCCACGTCTCTAGGGTGCACTTAATGCTCTCTCCGCAGTTTCCTTCCACACGTGCTCACCTCACAGCGTAGACTCTATCTGAGCAAGATGATGCTGTACGTTCACGTTAGCAGGCAGGTGGGGGCCTGTCCTTGGCTTAGCTACAGCTTCATTCCAGATGCTCGGAATCAGAGTGATTGCCAGTTGCCGGAGTGTCCAGGGACGCCTGGTAGCCTCTCTGTGGTAGTGCCAGTGGATGCTGCCACACTGCAGCTGGTGGTCCAAGTCTTCCCTTCCACCAGGAGTTCTAAGCCCAGGGGACACTTGGCAATGTTTAGAGACTGTTCTAGTTGCAACAGTGAGGCTGCtacacctcctgcagtgcccaaAGTGTCAACAGTGCTGAAGTTGAGAACCTTTGCCTGACACCACGGAAGTGGTCCTTCCATTGCTTTGTTACATGGAGAATGTGCAAACAGAAACACCAAGGACTACCAGAGAAGAAAGCACTATAGGACTGCCAGTCAAGCAAGCTGCCATGATACAGGTAGAGGGAGTAAGATTGGCAGGTGGTGCATACTCCTGGGGTAGGGGTGGTGACAAAACCATCAGGTGAGGTCCCCTGACGCTGGGTAGCTGGATCTGGTAGGATTCAAAgttactggaagaggagcatgggAGGGCTGGGCAGGCAAGGCGTGCCTGAAGAATGTCAGGCACAGAGTTGTACTTTATCCTGCAGACAGAAGGCTGTGGGAGCTGTGAGGGCTGAGGCGGGGAGGAGCTCTGGTTTAAAGAATGCTTCAGGACCATTAATGAGTAATCCGGAGGGACCGCCTTAAGAAGCAGGCACGTAAATTAGAGGTTAGTGAccagacccagcagatggaaaatgggtAGTGCCAGGGGAGAgacaggaaaggaaggggaggaccAGAAGACACACAGGTAATCCAAAGAGCAGGAGATGTAGTGAATATCCAGACACAGCCAGGGCGGGTGCTGGGCAGTGGTGACGTCACAGTCAGAAGCAGGAGAACCAggaagtggatggaggatttaCAGGAAAATTCCCTCCTTGCTTCATTTACAAATTCTGTTGGTCCTTAAATTAAATGCTACTTCAGAAAGAGTTATTCTAGAGGAACTACGGAATCTTTTAATAAACAGTTTTTGAGATGCCTGTGATTGCAATTACACAccttacaggattttttttttttaatggactgATCCAATTATATGCAAGTAAATAGCGGGTCCAAGAAAAACCAAGACAATTTTGAAAAGGGGGAAGGAGGAATGTTGTCTTGTCAGAGATTAAGGTTCACTACAAGGCAGTCATAATGAAAGCAATGAGGTGATAATGGCAAGGACCTGAAAGAACAGAGAGCATAACAGAGGGCTCAGAGCGTTCCTACTTGGGGACTTGACACATGAAAGGATGCTCCCCATGGTGGTGGGACAGGACAGACTTGGCCTGGGGTAGGGACAttgtggtacatcaggttaagctgctgcttgggacaccagcatcccatatcagagtgctgctttgagtcccagctgctccacttccaatccagctctctgctatggcctgggaaagcagtgaaagatggcccaagtccttgggcccctgcacccatgtgggagacccagaggaaggtcctggctccaggcttcagatcagcacagctctggcagttacggccaattggggagtgaaccagtggatggaagaactctctctctctctctctctctctctctctctctctctctctccttctctgtgtaactctttcaaataaataaataaatcttaaaaaaaaaaaaaagaaactggaaccCAGTCACTCCAATGTAAGGTTTGTGTGTCCCGAGTGACATAATTTCAAAAATTGCTCCAAAGTAGCTCTAATTCAGACAGACTAAATACCTCAATGTAAAATGCAAACACTTTCACTAAGAAAATATGGAAGGATATCTTTATGATTGAGGACAGAGAAtaatttctacttatttatttatttatttgaaaggcaggaaaaagagagagagagagatcgatcttccatcctctggtttactccacaggtggcctcaatggccagctctgagtcaggccgaatccaggagccaggaacttcatctgggtctcccacgtgggtgcaggggcccaagaacttgggccgtcttctgtttctttcccaggtgcatttgcagggagctgggttggaagttgaGCAGTACCATATGGGTACtcaacctggtacccatatgggatgccagtgcagcaggtgatggctttactagctatgccacagtgctggctcccaagaataatttcttaaaacaaaagaaatctcaAATGGTGATGAAGGTTGACTACATAGAGCAGAACTTCCATATAAACTAAAAGTACTGCAAACAAAGTTAAACAGCAAAACAGAAACCAGGAGATGTTTTCAAATCTCTGACCAACAAAGCATCTGCAGTCACTATAAGAAAAATTAACCAATAAAagttgaataaaatatatgaacaacTAATAGAAGGAAAAAACTCCAGTCAATAAATACTCAAAAAGATGCTTGCCTTTGCTAAcaatcagggaactgcaaattaaATGATAGTTGCTAAACGAATAATTGTATTTGCGATGGTCAGACAAGTATTTCCCAAAGTATTATTAAACCAAAACTCTTGAGGGAACTCTGAAACACAAGGATTTATTGAACCCTTGTAGATgatagcaaaacaaacaaacaaacaaacaaaaaaacaaaaaaaactggacCTTGGGACAAGTTCCCAAAACTATCAGCAGCAAGGCTGGATAGCAGTTGAGAAGGTGTCCACTCTTTATGCTCCAAACGTGAAGGAGGAGGAATGGGTGTTCAGTGCAGTGGTTTAGATGCCCCTTGGAGCGCCTCCATCCCGCCCTGGAGCGACAGGCTGTGCTCTGGTTCCAACATTCTGCTAAATGTATCCTCAGTCAGcggatgatggccaaagtacctgTGGCTCTGCACCCAactaggagacctgggttgagttcctggctcccctctttggcctggcccagtattggctgttgtaagcatctgggaagtaaaccagcagtcaagagatctgtctgcttctctttctgtgtctctgattttcaaattaaaaatatattttttttttaacttggaggAAGAAAGCATACGCCATTTACGTGGAACCTACACTGGCTGCAGATTGGCGGGCCTGGACAACCCAGACAGGGGAGTGTGGGACAGATGGTCTataaggagaagcacctgctgctgctgggctggTTGGAGCTAGGAGCAGCAAGCGGTGGTGTCCGTGGGATCACCATGGGAATGTAATCAAATTTAGGACATTTCAGAAACTTTCCCTTTTCCATGTCTTCTATGAGATATTAGAAGGAATAGTAGTCCCCAGGAGGCATTATGAAAACAGCTCTATGGGAAATTGTCATACAAGATACattctgtgaattgcttttggaAATGAACAATGTAAATAAATGAGTAGATTGAAAACTTCAGTGTGATTTGCAGGAACATTGAACTTTGAggcatatcaaaaaaaaaaaaaatggaactcttttgtccCATAATATCTATTAAGGGGaaactgtggggctggcattgtggtgtagcagcttaagctgctccctgcagtgccggcatcccatatgggtgccagtcgagtcccagcggctccacttccaatgcagctccctgctactgacctgggaaagcagcagcagatgacccaaatacttgggcctaagcacccacacgggagacctggaagaagctcctggctcctggctttggcctgtcccagtcccagctgctacagctatttgaggagtgaacaagaggatgaaagcgttctctctctctccttctctctctctctaattctgcctttcaaataaaaaaaaatgaatcttttaagaaaacaaaggTTGGGAGGGGGGACTGGGTTAGAACAGGACAGTAAGGAAGGGGGTGAACTTCCAGGAGGGTCACGAGCGGAAAGCAGAGCAGCGATTTCAGGCCATGGATGTGGAGAAATTCTCTCCTTAGCGTTTGCACTGTGGAAGTGAGACCACAGCCTGAAGATCCTGCACGTAGGAAGAAGAACAGAGCACCAAGAACAGCAGTTAGAGGAAACTGCCAATCAGAATCTGCCCCGTCCTCGCCTCTCCCTGGgaggggctcctgcaccagccaggACACCAAACTGTGGTCAGAGATAAAGGGGCCCCCTCAGACAAAgcacacagaaacagaggggGAGAAGTGTGCCCCGAAATAAGAGCAGCCGGAATCAATgtgctggttttttttgtttgtttgttttttacaaatgTGTGTTTATCCTGGCTGCCTCTTGTGGCGCTGCCAGGGATGACAGACCAGGTGAGAAGTCAGTCTCCTTCCCTGTGCTTTAGCTCCAGTGGTAGTGTCTGGGCTGCCCTCTTGCTCCGGGGTCTcctcctgcttcactccccagtgcacCAGGACAGCTGACTGTACCCTGACAGTCTTCCCCACTTGCTCTCCCTGTCTGACCAGTCAGGAGGTGCAAAGGGGTGAAGAGCCTGAGACAGAGGAGCACAGGGGCTGAGTCACTAAGCACACAGAACTTTGTTTAAGAGGAGTTGTTGCCTTAGTGAGTCACATGTGTAGAAGCACGTATGATGACTACATTAATTTTTTCCGTTAGCTCTGGTGAGGCCAGATCAGATTCACTGTTTGTTACCCTCTGGCCATTACCAGGTGAACTTGTTAACCATGTAGCTGACTGGGCCCAACCCAGATCGACTGAGGTGGTGTGTCTGAGAGGAGGGGCTGGAGAACTGATTTTTAGCAGCTTCCCCAGAGGATTCTAACAACTGAAGTTTGGGAGGCACTAAGACAAAGTATGAGGCCAACATGGGCCAGATGTCCCTGGAGTCTTTATTTGgatccatttcttttttgttaatgtCCTAGCTTTATTCATGGTGTCACTTTGGTGGAAACAAATGTGAGTAGCACTAGGGTATACCATTAATTACACGCTGCTACAATCACAGTTGCCCATGTCTGCGAGGGTGGCATCTGGCACCAGAGGCAGAAAAATGAATAAGCCCTGCTGGGGCCTCTTAATTCACAGTCTCATTAACTGTATAAACCTTGTTTGGTGTCTGTACCCTGGTCCAAGAAGATCTTATCATACCTAGGATTATCTGATCTGGGCTCCCATCCATGCAGCAGGGTGACCACTTCCTGGCCACACGCTAGATACTTTTAAGTATAAAAAACAgtcattctggggccagcactgtggcatagccagtaaagcagccaccagtgatgctggcatatcatatgggtgccagttcgtgtcctggcttggctgctccacttctgatccagttccgttaacggcctgggaaaagcagtggatgatggcccaagtatttggggacctgccacccacgtgggagacccggatcaagctcctggctcctggcctggcccagctccagccattgcagccatctgagcagcaaaccagcagatggaagatctctgtctctacctctttctctgtaactccttcaaataaataaatctttaactaaacaaaacaaaaccacaaaccaGTCATTCTTCTACACGGATGGGAACCTAAACCGGAAGCTAATTCTAGACAAGGCAGTTTAGACCCTGGTGAGGAAGGCTGCACCTTCTCCCCTTCAGCTCTGGTCTTCAGTTCACTGgaggctgcctcctcctcctcctctctagcCTTGGGCCCTGTGGAGATTACCCTCAGCTGCATCCTGACCTTTCTTGCCCTGGGCTCAATCGCCATCTTCCTGGAGGATGCTGTCTACCTGTACAAGAACACAAGCTGTCCCATCAAGAGGAGGACTCTGCTCTGGATGAGCTCTGCCCCCACGGTGAGAGCCCTGGAGCTGCCCCCCAGGAGGGACTGGAGAAGAGGCAGGGACCATGTTGAGAAGTCCTCTAAACTCAACAGCGCATGTCACTACCACGTCAGGGTCAGGGTTTATAGTCTGATGGCACTGGGAATCAGGACCCTAGCCTGGAAGGCTGCAGACAGCTGGAGATGCTGCTCAGTCCACCGGTGGCCCCACTCACCTCCCCCAAGGCGCAGTGTCTCTGTTAAGAGCTAACCCCCTTCCTGGGCAGCGGGCACTGGGTTTTCAGTGtaggagaattttttttccccacagggttgTACTCAACTCTTCCCAGATGCCGCTGGCCTTTTTAGTGCACTGCCATAGCCATCATGTTAAGTCCTTGGTTTGCTTGATATAATTAGTGATTTTTCCAGTTGGCAACTGTTGAAGAATGGTGCCTCAGGTGGACAGGTTTTGCTTCCTGGGGCCTTTGCCACAAAAGGTCTATTGTAACCAGCCTCTTGTTCCTCTGCAAGCAGGTGGTGTCTATAATCTGCTGCTTTGGTCTCTGGATCCCGCGTTCCCTCATGCTTGTGGAACTGGTAACAACCTCGTGAGTGTCCCGCCTCTCCCCCGACTCTGGGCTGGGCATTTCTCAGGGGTCCCCTTCATTCCCCACTCACCAGGACGCCAGAGTCCGTGTCTTTAGTCCCAGGTGATGATGAATCTAGCATTTCCCCAATCATGCTAAGCCAGGGCTCCTGTTCAGGCAATGCCATTGACACATCCCTCAGGCACCTCTTTGTTCCAACAGCCCCCAACTCCCCTCTTCCTGGCACTCTGGGTCATGTCCTTTCACTCCTCTTGGGTCACACAAATAGAATGCCCAGCCCCTATCACCTTTCCCTACAGCCTTCTGGTGGCAGACACGCCCCCTCACACCCACAGTCCCACTTCTTCCCAGGTTTTATTCTCTGTGCTTTTACCTGCTGATGATGGTCATGGTGGAAGGCTTTGGCGGGAAGGAGGCGGTACTGCGAGCATTGAAGGACACGCCAATGATAATCCACAcaggcccctgctgctgctgctgctgctgctgcccccagtTCGTGCTCACCAGGTAGGGAAAGAGGAAAGGTGAGCCTCTTGTGGCTGTCTGGCCCTGCTTCAAGGCTCTTGGACTTGGCTTTGAACGGGACAAAGCCAATGATGAAAGGGTGTGTAGCCCGCGGCCAGGACCTGCACAGGGGTACCCAACCCCATGCAGCGGggagcagaggcgggggggggggagtctttgggggtgggtgttttgTGGGTTCGTGTTTCTAATCCTCTTCTTCCCTTAGGAAAAAGCTTAAGCTGCTGATGTTGGGCCCATTCCAATATGCTTTCTTCAAGATCTCGCTGGGCCTCGTGGGTCTGTTTCTCATCCCTGATGGCATCTATGATGCAGCAGACGTAAGCCAGGAGGAAGGGGCAGCAATGTCAAAGACACATTTAGTACCTCTGGgatccaggaggaggaggagcctacAGTCCAGATACAAGACCCCAGGGGCAGGGTGGTCATGGAAAGGTAGAGGCTCAGGGACTCTGGTGAGGACAGTCAGGTCTGGTACAGGCCAAGACTTTggggcttttttaaaaatcaacttttgcACCATGGCAGGAgggaaattaaaggagaaaaggGCTTGCCTTCCTCTCTGCTAGTTTCTGGTCTCTCACCAGATTTCCGAGAAGAGCACAGCACTATGGATCAACACTTTCCTCGGTGTGTCTACCCTGTTGGCTCTCTGGGCCCTGGGCATCATTTTCCGTCAGGCCAGGCTGCACCTGCGTGAGCAGAACATGGGAGCCAAATTTGCTCTGTTCCAGGTAAGTACACTCTGGGAGAGAAAGGTGGTTTAATAATAGAGCTACAAATGATTGGGATTAGGTGAGACTAATAAAGGCTAAAATGGGAACCTGTCTCTTAAGCCTGGGTTTCCCATGAGATTTAGAAAATGGTTCTCACCCTTCCAACCTTTTGCCTTTCTGGCTGTAATAGTTTCCCAggactgccataacaaaacactgCCAACTCGGTGGCTCACAACACTAATTTATggtctcacagttttggaggctggaagtccaaaatcaaggagTCAGCAGGGCTGCGTGCCTCTTTCTGGTGTCTGGTGTGGCCAGCAATTCTTGGTCACAGCTGCATCACTCCAGTTTCTGCTTTCATTGCCACACGGCCTTCTCTTCCATGTATCTGtatctcagtctttttttttttttaagatttatttatttattcatttgaaagtcagagttagagaaggagagagagagaaagagaaagagagagggagagagaatcttcaattcactggttcacttcccagatggctgcaatggtctgggctaggccaggtggaagccaggaaccagaagttccatctgagtctcccatgtgggtggctggggtccaagcacttgggccaccttcagctgcttttctcaggccattagcagggagctggattgggagtggaacagctggcacatgaactgaagcccatatgggatgccagtgttgcaggtggcagctttaccagctatgccacaaggccagctcctCCTCTCCTATTCTTATATCAGTCATGTTGGATTAAGGGCCCTCCCACTATAATCTTTGCAATGACTCTGTTTCTAGATAAGGTCACATTCCGAGGTAATGGGGCGTCAGAACTTTGGCATGTCTTTTGAAGGGACATAATTCAACCTATTATGTATATTATCAAGCTAACTATTACTTCCCAAAGTCCTATAATCCATTAAgactagcagcagcagcagcacatcACAACTACTATTCACTACCTGCACCATGTGCTAGGAATTTTTATATAACATAAATTTTCACAATACTCCCAGGAGTCATTACTATTCCAATTCTACAAAGGACACTGAGATCCAAAGAGATTATAAGGCTTGCTCAGTGGCACATAAGGGATGGGGCTAGAATTTAAATCCAGGTCTAACTTCCAAACTAACATTCCTTCTTCAGCTCACTGTCCCTCCATCTTCACACTTCTGGAAATTCTCCCCCAGGCACACTTGGTCACCTTATTCACTTTGTGTCCTCTGTACCCAAAGACGACTTAGCTTCCAAATGCAAtgactccaaaaccatttttccttctctctctgttctttctgtCTCATTGCTGGGCCCGTCTACTCCCCAGACATAATGAGTTGTTTACATTCTCATTAGATCTGAGCACATGTGAATTTCTACGCACACATCTCCATATACTTTCCTCCTGCTCTTTcatcttcttcatcatcatctttgTGGTGTTCTTCATCTTTGTCCTAGTCTTCAACTTCTTTCATTGTGGTGAAATTCacacaacataaaatttaccatctccATGATTCTTTAAGTAAACATTCACATTACTGTGCAAACATCACCACCACCCATCTCTGGAATTTTTTCAAGTTCCCCAACTGACATTCTGTACCTATTAAACACTCATTCCCTATTGCTCCTTCCTCCTATAGCCCCAGGCATGAGTTTTCAACtggcatttttagaaaaaaaaaatttatttatctgggagg
Above is a genomic segment from Lepus europaeus isolate LE1 chromosome 2, mLepTim1.pri, whole genome shotgun sequence containing:
- the SLC51A gene encoding organic solute transporter subunit alpha gives rise to the protein MELGRTQIKLDPRYTADLLEVLKTNYNIPSDCFSYPPTAAQLLRALGPVEITLSCILTFLALGSIAIFLEDAVYLYKNTSCPIKRRTLLWMSSAPTVVSIICCFGLWIPRSLMLVELVTTSFYSLCFYLLMMVMVEGFGGKEAVLRALKDTPMIIHTGPCCCCCCCCPQFVLTRKKLKLLMLGPFQYAFFKISLGLVGLFLIPDGIYDAADISEKSTALWINTFLGVSTLLALWALGIIFRQARLHLREQNMGAKFALFQTLLILSALQPSIFSVLANGGQIACSPPYSSKTRSQVMNCHLLILESFLITVLTRMYYRRKDHKVGYEAFSSLDVDSNLKA